The genomic segment TTGGGCTGTACCTCGCTTGCTGCGCCGAAAGCCGCCTCATCCAGCGTGTCGAGATACTCGCGAACCGCGCGGGGCGCATCTGCCGGATCAATACGCGTCGCGTCCCACTCCTCCTTCGGCGTCGAGTTCTGCTTGTTGGCATCTGCCTCGATCAGGCTTGCATCGATGGCCATGCGCTGGCCGCTTACCAAGCCTTCCTCGATGCAGCGAGTGACGGTCGTCTCAAACAAGTGACGCAGCAACTCGCTCTCGCGGAACCGCCCATGCCGGTTCTTCGAGAAGGTGGAATGATCCGGCACCCGATCGTTCAGGTCG from the Rhodothermales bacterium genome contains:
- a CDS encoding transposase; the protein is GLFVDLSSIRAHLAEFYSHTGRPSVDPELLIRMLLVGYCFGIRSERRLCEEVHLNLAYRWFCRLDLNDRVPDHSTFSKNRHGRFRESELLRHLFETTVTRCIEEGLVSGQRMAIDASLIEADANKQNSTPKEEWDATRIDPADAPRAVREYLDTLDEAAFGAASEVQP